Proteins co-encoded in one Daphnia carinata strain CSIRO-1 chromosome 3, CSIRO_AGI_Dcar_HiC_V3, whole genome shotgun sequence genomic window:
- the LOC130685368 gene encoding protein big brother-like produces MYKGMNQTAAQHLLSSMLPYDSMGGMGLYEQTKPSLMYRVPRVVPDQKGRFESDELFRRLSRESEVRYVGFRDRPMEERQMRFAAGCREGHAEIAIVATGTNFQLVFGPGTWGFSSDANRDCDFDKEPGKVHIKSRFILNGVCAKWRGWIDLDRLDGVGCVEFDEEAARIEDVYRREQVERFNQRLREFEEDQRYRSHHVAAAVERQSQSEHNPDLVDARKKMDLSAGHAPH; encoded by the exons atgtacaaaggAATGAACCAAACGGCGGCCCAGCATCTGCTGTCCAGCATGTTGCCATACGATTCAATGGGCGGCATGGGCCTGTACGAACAAACTAAGCCCAGTTTGATGTACAGAGTCCCGCGAGTCGTTCCCGACCAGAAAGGCCGGTTCGAATCCGATGAACTCTTCCGTCGGCTCAGCCGCGAATccgag GTGAGGTACGTCGGATTTCGAGATCGACCGATGGAGGAACGCCAAATGAGGTTCGCTGCCGGATGTCGGGAGGGACACGCTGAAATC gctATTGTGGCGACGGGCACTAACTTCCAGTTAGTCTTCGGACCCGGCACGTGGGGTTTCAGCAGCGACGCCAAccgcgattgcgatttcgacAAGGAACCCGGCAAG gTTCACATCAAGTCGCGTTTCATTTTGAACGGCGTTTGCGCTAAATGGCGAGGCTGGATCGACCTGGATCGTCTCGACGGTGTCGGTTGTGTCGAATTCGACGAAGAAGCAGCTCGG aTTGAAGATGTTTACCGACGGGAGCAAGTGGAACGTTTCAATCAGCGCCTGCGCGAATTCGAGGAGGACCAACGATATCGCAGCCACCACGTAGCAGCCGCCGTCGAACGCCAATCGCAATCCGAACACAATCCCGACCTTGTTGAT GCGCGCAAGAAGATGGATCTGTCCGCCGGCCACGCCCCTCACTGA